The DNA sequence AGAAAAAATCTTTTTCAATAAATATGATTGTATTAATAATTTGGACAATACCTTTTATATTTTTTTTAAAGGATTTTTTTAAAGTATCAGAATTAATTAAATTATTTAATTATAAATTGTTAAAAATTTTATATTATACAGTATTACAGTCTGCAATTTCAACAGTAGGAGCATTTGTTATATCACTTGCTCCTGCTTATTTTTTTTCTAAAAAAGAAAATTTATTATCAAAATTATTAGGCAGTACAATAGTAATACCATTTTTTTTTCCAGTGGTATCTGCAATAGTCTCATTTTCTATAATATTTTCATTTCCGTTATTGAAAAAAATTGGACTTATGTATAGCTTTTGGGCTATAATAATTGTTCATATATTTTATAATTCTCCAATTTATGTGAAATATCTTGGGGAGGGATTAAAAAAAATACCAAGAAACATAATAGAAGAAGCTGAAATTATAGGTGCGAAAAAAAGAGATATATTTTTTAAAATAGAATTGCCAATATTAGCTTCAGCAATATTAAAAGCTACTTTTTTAGTTTTTACATATTGTTTTATGAGTTTTGCAGTTGTTTTAGCATTAGGTGGAATCAAATATAGTACTTTTGAAGTTGCAATAGTAACTTCTCTTATGGGAGAATTCAATTTTTCAAAGGCATTTATATATGCTTTTATTCAGTTTTTATTTCTTTTTTTGTTTAACAGTTTATTAAATAGAGTTGGAAATGAGAATTATGAATTAGGAATGGAAAATAAAAAAGAGAAAAAAATAAATGTCATTATATTAATTATATCTATATTTTATTTAATGTTTGAATTTGGAGTAATAATAATCTCTGTTATATATTCGTTTTATGATTTTTTTAATAGCAGATTTGATTTTTCTGCTGTTAATAGAGTTTTTTTTGGAGATATATCAAAAAAATTTAGAGTATACAGTTCGTTTTGGAATTCTATTTCTATATCTTTTTTTGTGGCATTTATAGTGGTTATATTTGTATATTTGATATTAAAAAACAAAAATAAATTTATTTCTAAATTTGTTGTTGCAGCAATAAGCATATCACCAGCTTTTTTAGCTATGGCTTTGTTATACATGAATATATTATTTGATATTAATTTCTTTATTCTATTATTTTGGGGATATTTATTAATTACAGTTCCAATAGGATACTCTTTTTTGTATCAACATATAACAGGATTTGACAAAGAGATTATAGAGGCAGCAAAATTAGACGGTGCAACAAATTTTAAGATGTTTTATTATATTGAGGCGCCTATATTATTTCCAGTATTTATAGGAACTTTTTTGCAGCTATTTGCTATTATATACGGTGAATTTACATTAGCATATGCAATGCAGGTTCAAGAATATGTGCCACTTGTATCAATATTAAATTATAGTTTATCTTCACGTAGATTATTTAAAGAAAGTGCGGTAATTAGTGCGGTAAATATTGTTATAATCTTGTCTATTTTTGTTATTAGCGAAATGATGATTAGTGGGGAAAAGAAAAGTAGAAAAGAGAAATAGAAAGGAGTTTAAGTCATTTCTAAATATTAATTGAAATAAGATGTTTTGTATGGTAAAATAAAGTATTAAATAGCCGATAATTGGATAGAGGTGATATAAATGTTAAGAGGAATATATACATCAGCATCAGGAATGATTGCACAAATGGAAAGGCAAGATACAATAGCTAATAATTTAGCAAATGTAAATACTACAGGTTTTAAAAAAGATCAATCAGTTATAAAACAATTTCCAGAGCTTATGTTATACAGAAAAGATGATGAAAAAGAGATAACAAATTTTGGAGAAACTTCAATTTTAACAAAAATAGGTGCACTTGGTACAGGAGCATCATTAGAAGGAGTATACACTGAATTTTCACAAGGAAGTTTAGAGAAAACTGATAATAATTTAGATTTTGCAATTTCGGGAGATGGATTATTTGCAGTGGAATCAAAAGGAAGTGTCAAATTAACAAGAAGCGGTGATTTTGCATTAAGTCCAGAGGGATATTTAATAACTAAAAATGGCGAAAAAGTTTTAGGGAGTTCAGGCAGTCAATTAGGTTATATTAAAGTTTCAAATTCAAATTTTAAAATAACTAAAAGTGGAATTTTGAAAAATGCTAAAATAGAAGCAAGCAATATAAGTGCTAAGAATATAAGTTTAGATGGAAATAGCGGGGATTCATTATTATTATTGAAAGTATCTGATAATAAAAACTTAAAAAAAATAGGGGATAATCTTTTTGATATTTCAAATGTAAAAACAATTACACAAGATAATAGTTCTAAGATGGAGCAAGGATTTATAGAACATTCAAATGTTAGTAGTATAAAAGAGATGGTAGAAATGATAGAGGTTTCAAGAGCTTATGAAACTAATCAAAAGGTGTTGACATCTCAAGATGAAACGTTGGGAAAAGTTGTGAATGAAGTTGGAAAATGGGGGTAGATAATTTTAAATTATTTTAAGAATAGGAGAAAGTAAAATGAAGAGAATTTTAAAATTAACAATTTTAGTTACATTTATATTAAATATTTTTTTATTTTCTGGTTGTACTCTTTTTAAGAAGAAGGAAAAGAAAGTTGTAAAACTTCCCGTAGAAAAGCCAATAGAAGAAAAATATGATGAATTATATAAACAGCCAATAGAAAAAGAAAAAAC is a window from the Haliovirga abyssi genome containing:
- the flgF gene encoding flagellar basal-body rod protein FlgF codes for the protein MLRGIYTSASGMIAQMERQDTIANNLANVNTTGFKKDQSVIKQFPELMLYRKDDEKEITNFGETSILTKIGALGTGASLEGVYTEFSQGSLEKTDNNLDFAISGDGLFAVESKGSVKLTRSGDFALSPEGYLITKNGEKVLGSSGSQLGYIKVSNSNFKITKSGILKNAKIEASNISAKNISLDGNSGDSLLLLKVSDNKNLKKIGDNLFDISNVKTITQDNSSKMEQGFIEHSNVSSIKEMVEMIEVSRAYETNQKVLTSQDETLGKVVNEVGKWG
- a CDS encoding ABC transporter permease; translated protein: MKKKSFSINMIVLIIWTIPFIFFLKDFFKVSELIKLFNYKLLKILYYTVLQSAISTVGAFVISLAPAYFFSKKENLLSKLLGSTIVIPFFFPVVSAIVSFSIIFSFPLLKKIGLMYSFWAIIIVHIFYNSPIYVKYLGEGLKKIPRNIIEEAEIIGAKKRDIFFKIELPILASAILKATFLVFTYCFMSFAVVLALGGIKYSTFEVAIVTSLMGEFNFSKAFIYAFIQFLFLFLFNSLLNRVGNENYELGMENKKEKKINVIILIISIFYLMFEFGVIIISVIYSFYDFFNSRFDFSAVNRVFFGDISKKFRVYSSFWNSISISFFVAFIVVIFVYLILKNKNKFISKFVVAAISISPAFLAMALLYMNILFDINFFILLFWGYLLITVPIGYSFLYQHITGFDKEIIEAAKLDGATNFKMFYYIEAPILFPVFIGTFLQLFAIIYGEFTLAYAMQVQEYVPLVSILNYSLSSRRLFKESAVISAVNIVIILSIFVISEMMISGEKKSRKEK